One Candidatus Krumholzibacteriota bacterium genomic region harbors:
- the citF gene encoding citrate lyase subunit alpha, which produces MVRNALGRMIPEEIDGRILRPFNGAHADHGGGRKASPPIRAVVDYENKVRKSLDEAIEACEIKDGMTVSFHHHLRNGDHVVNMVIDKLAEKGLKGLTIAPSALFPVHEPLIRHIENGVITHVEGSMNGPVGRACSLGKMSKTSILRSHGGRYRAIQDGDLHIDVAFIAAPAADSFGNCNGRTGPSACGVMSYALADSQYADRVVVLTDNLVPFPNHPWIIRGGNVDHIAVVEKLGDPGQIVSGTTMITKSPTRLLIAKYAAQLVSDMGLIEEPEFSFQAGAGGISLAFIKYLGDMLRERGAKADFARGGSNKFLVDMLEEGLVQYILDGQCFDGVGIRSLRENPRHVETDPFTSYCYHEKGNFATRVRAAVLGATEIDLDFNVNVNTHSDGWLLHGIGGFTDVCDAYCTIITAPLLRGRLSTIVEKVTTVTAPGETVDVLVTEQGIAVNPARKDLLERLKGTRIPMRSIAELRKMAIDIAGEPEKPQFEERIVALIEYRDGTVIDTVRQLKV; this is translated from the coding sequence ATGGTCCGGAACGCTCTTGGAAGAATGATTCCAGAGGAGATCGATGGCCGAATATTGAGACCTTTCAATGGAGCGCATGCTGATCATGGCGGCGGAAGAAAAGCCTCCCCTCCGATAAGGGCGGTCGTCGATTATGAAAATAAGGTTAGAAAATCCCTTGATGAAGCGATAGAAGCATGCGAGATAAAGGACGGGATGACGGTCTCGTTCCACCACCACCTGCGAAACGGTGATCATGTAGTGAACATGGTTATCGACAAGCTCGCCGAAAAAGGGCTTAAAGGATTGACCATAGCCCCCTCGGCCCTTTTCCCCGTGCACGAACCGCTGATAAGACATATAGAGAATGGTGTCATCACGCATGTCGAGGGATCGATGAACGGGCCGGTCGGGAGGGCCTGTTCTCTCGGAAAGATGAGCAAAACCTCGATACTTCGTTCTCATGGCGGAAGATACAGGGCGATCCAGGATGGCGACCTTCATATAGATGTGGCCTTTATCGCCGCTCCCGCGGCAGATTCGTTCGGAAACTGCAATGGCAGGACTGGCCCGTCCGCTTGCGGAGTGATGAGTTACGCTCTCGCCGATTCACAGTACGCCGACAGGGTAGTCGTACTGACTGACAATCTTGTGCCATTTCCGAATCATCCATGGATAATCAGGGGCGGGAATGTCGATCATATCGCGGTCGTGGAAAAACTCGGAGACCCTGGACAGATAGTCTCCGGCACTACGATGATAACCAAGAGCCCGACCAGGTTACTTATAGCGAAATACGCGGCGCAGCTTGTCAGCGATATGGGTCTTATCGAAGAGCCGGAATTCTCATTCCAGGCGGGAGCTGGAGGGATATCCCTCGCTTTTATCAAATATCTCGGGGATATGCTCAGGGAACGAGGAGCAAAGGCCGATTTCGCCAGGGGAGGGTCGAATAAATTCCTCGTCGATATGCTCGAGGAGGGGCTTGTCCAATATATTCTCGACGGCCAGTGTTTCGATGGAGTCGGGATAAGGTCTCTCAGGGAAAACCCCCGGCATGTGGAGACGGACCCGTTTACTTCATACTGTTATCACGAGAAGGGCAATTTCGCTACGCGGGTCAGGGCGGCGGTCCTCGGAGCTACTGAGATCGATCTTGATTTCAACGTCAATGTAAATACCCACTCCGATGGATGGCTTCTGCACGGGATCGGCGGATTCACCGACGTATGCGACGCGTACTGCACGATAATAACGGCGCCCCTGCTGAGAGGCAGGTTGTCAACGATAGTAGAAAAGGTGACGACCGTCACCGCGCCGGGAGAGACTGTCGATGTCCTGGTCACCGAACAGGGGATAGCGGTAAATCCCGCCAGAAAAGACCTTCTCGAAAGGCTCAAAGGGACGCGAATTCCGATGAGATCGATAGCCGAGCTGAGAAAGATGGCGATAGATATCGCAGGAGAACCGGAAAAACCTCAGTTTGAAGAGAGGATCGTCGCGCTGATAGAATATCGTGATGGCACTGTTATTGATACCGTAAGGCAGTTGAAAGTATAG
- the pyk gene encoding pyruvate kinase produces the protein MKRAKIVCTIGPASRDEETLKRLIDAGMNVARMNFSHGEHAEHLEVYDRIRKIDDSVAIMQDLQGPKIRVGIIESGEMMLGSAEEITLTTGDKKGPGKIVPVTYSHLPDDVVPGNSIFLNDGLIQLEVLRVEGREVRCKVLLGGILTSRKGVNLPGVRVSSPALTEKDREDLEFGLDLGVDYVALSFVRRAEEVRELKHLIDMADSSARVVSKIEKREALESIDEILDETDAVMIARGDLGVEIPTEEVPVIQKSLIEMCLAKGKPVITATQMLESMVNSKRPTRAEASDVANAVIDGTDAIMLSAETATGHYPVETVEVMSRIAEAAEKYKSNSFIVRKDSSGFISDEAGALTDAIASGVAAVARDVGASAIAVLTHGGQTARLIARRRPEVPIIALTDFLPVVRQMSLVWGVEAIPVESIEETETIFSIVKEKVRKAGYKGRVVMTAGIPTRERRPSNTIHVIDI, from the coding sequence TTGAAAAGAGCGAAGATCGTATGTACTATCGGACCGGCATCGAGAGATGAGGAGACGCTTAAAAGATTGATCGATGCCGGGATGAATGTGGCGAGGATGAATTTTTCTCACGGAGAGCATGCCGAACATCTCGAGGTATACGACAGGATAAGAAAAATAGATGATTCAGTGGCGATAATGCAGGATCTTCAGGGGCCAAAGATCAGGGTCGGGATAATAGAATCGGGAGAGATGATGCTTGGTTCCGCCGAGGAGATCACTCTCACTACCGGCGATAAGAAAGGGCCAGGAAAAATAGTGCCGGTGACATATTCTCATCTGCCCGATGATGTCGTGCCCGGCAACAGTATTTTTCTCAACGACGGACTGATCCAGCTCGAGGTCCTTCGTGTTGAAGGACGGGAGGTCAGATGCAAAGTCCTGCTCGGAGGGATACTGACTTCCAGAAAAGGAGTAAATCTCCCCGGGGTCAGGGTCAGTTCGCCGGCGCTTACCGAAAAGGACAGGGAGGATCTCGAATTTGGACTCGACCTTGGAGTGGACTATGTCGCCCTTTCATTCGTCAGACGCGCTGAAGAAGTACGAGAACTTAAACACCTGATAGATATGGCAGATTCATCAGCCAGGGTAGTCTCTAAGATCGAGAAGCGCGAAGCGCTCGAATCAATCGACGAGATCCTTGACGAGACAGACGCCGTAATGATAGCAAGAGGGGATCTCGGCGTGGAGATCCCGACCGAAGAAGTCCCCGTGATCCAGAAATCACTTATTGAGATGTGTCTGGCGAAAGGAAAACCGGTGATAACTGCGACCCAGATGCTCGAATCGATGGTAAATTCGAAAAGGCCGACAAGGGCCGAAGCGAGCGATGTCGCCAATGCAGTCATAGACGGGACGGACGCGATCATGCTCTCTGCCGAAACAGCGACGGGCCATTATCCGGTCGAGACGGTCGAGGTGATGAGCAGGATCGCTGAAGCGGCTGAAAAATACAAAAGCAATTCATTCATAGTCCGAAAGGATTCAAGCGGATTCATTTCCGATGAAGCTGGCGCGCTTACAGATGCAATAGCCTCCGGCGTCGCTGCCGTTGCCAGAGATGTGGGCGCTTCGGCGATCGCCGTACTGACACACGGTGGGCAGACAGCCAGGTTGATCGCAAGACGAAGGCCCGAAGTACCGATCATCGCCCTGACAGATTTTCTTCCCGTTGTAAGACAGATGTCTCTCGTGTGGGGAGTGGAGGCTATCCCGGTTGAAAGCATAGAAGAGACCGAAACGATATTCTCGATTGTAAAGGAAAAGGTCAGGAAAGCGGGATATAAAGGGAGAGTCGTTATGACGGCAGGTATTCCTACAAGAGAAAGAAGGCCGAGCAACACGATACATGTAATCGATATATAG
- a CDS encoding phosphoenolpyruvate carboxykinase (ATP): MKGSSSKTFLKDIVSRITTLAENKGLLVSDREKIYRLSLHDKVTLRGRKTEDVLNIHGSPSFITRKTSRSAAQTEIFFADPDERQKEIILAAVKFLEDHLAGGGELLLMDKKMGLHRDHSHLCRTIVTPDYARMLVMWDRLIFDQSADEKGDGPGQVEVLIPEWEEYARTKGLPPVAILVDAVNRITFALGSDYFGEVKKGHLRMAMYSEKLSFLEGKGGGLGVHAGGKVIGVVEKDTGKVKEKGALFFGLSGTGKTTLSVHHFWLDAENGEHVIIRQDDFFVLGKDAKAYGTEDNAYIKTEGLEAEGQPLLYAGATSPRAVLENVYIEPGTLRPDFFRYDHPHVQGGRCLNGRGIVIRKELDFTDERIDLDRVDMIFFITRRETVIPPVMRLDTEQAAATFMLGESILTSAADPARAGESVLEVGTNPFIVGSKGKEGNIFLDILESNRNIQAFLLNTGGFGGRTVESMAGTLDSPEGMEALTDYLSGRPHGEKGKVVKRSLVDGAEARFTIDQVRFEVEKDNRRYRSKAELEEIVEKIERGDADASDHDLVRIDRLLGEKIRIQDSAACIREISRGAVEWKRDDYWGYEVPVSLPGIDMSRFDENRFYTPPELIELKERIRKERIEWLHSFDDLDPRIRNNFDI, translated from the coding sequence TTGAAAGGCTCCAGCTCAAAGACATTTTTAAAAGATATCGTCAGCAGGATCACCACCCTTGCTGAAAATAAAGGGCTGCTTGTCAGCGATAGGGAAAAGATCTACCGGCTTTCACTTCACGACAAAGTTACTCTGCGGGGAAGAAAAACCGAAGATGTACTCAACATTCACGGATCTCCTTCTTTTATAACAAGGAAAACAAGCAGATCGGCGGCACAGACGGAGATATTTTTCGCCGATCCGGATGAAAGACAAAAAGAGATCATCCTCGCCGCGGTAAAATTTCTCGAAGATCACCTTGCCGGCGGGGGAGAACTTCTTCTTATGGACAAGAAGATGGGGCTTCACCGCGATCATTCCCACCTCTGCAGAACCATAGTGACACCGGATTACGCGAGGATGCTCGTCATGTGGGACAGGCTGATCTTCGACCAGAGTGCCGACGAAAAAGGCGATGGCCCGGGGCAGGTGGAAGTCCTTATTCCGGAATGGGAGGAATACGCGAGGACAAAAGGCCTCCCTCCGGTAGCCATTCTCGTCGACGCGGTAAACAGGATCACATTCGCTCTCGGAAGCGATTACTTCGGCGAGGTCAAGAAAGGCCATCTGCGAATGGCGATGTACAGTGAAAAACTGTCTTTCCTCGAGGGAAAAGGGGGAGGACTGGGCGTGCATGCCGGGGGGAAAGTCATAGGTGTGGTAGAAAAAGATACCGGGAAAGTGAAAGAGAAGGGTGCTCTCTTCTTCGGCCTCAGCGGAACAGGAAAGACGACTCTCTCCGTCCACCATTTCTGGCTCGACGCGGAAAATGGAGAACACGTGATCATCCGCCAGGATGATTTCTTCGTCCTGGGAAAAGACGCGAAGGCGTATGGCACCGAGGATAACGCCTATATCAAGACGGAGGGACTTGAGGCTGAAGGGCAGCCACTCCTCTATGCGGGGGCGACGAGCCCCCGGGCGGTGCTTGAGAATGTCTATATCGAGCCCGGGACACTCAGGCCTGATTTTTTCAGGTACGACCACCCTCATGTTCAGGGAGGCAGGTGCCTTAACGGGCGAGGGATCGTGATCAGAAAGGAACTTGATTTTACCGACGAGAGGATTGATCTCGACCGGGTCGACATGATCTTCTTTATAACGAGAAGAGAAACAGTCATTCCTCCCGTTATGAGACTCGATACCGAACAGGCCGCCGCCACTTTCATGCTCGGTGAATCGATACTTACCTCGGCAGCCGATCCGGCGAGAGCGGGAGAATCGGTCCTCGAGGTGGGAACAAATCCTTTTATCGTGGGATCAAAGGGAAAAGAAGGGAATATATTCCTCGATATTCTTGAAAGTAACAGGAATATCCAGGCCTTTCTGCTCAACACGGGCGGTTTCGGCGGGCGGACAGTCGAGAGTATGGCGGGGACGCTCGATTCGCCGGAAGGGATGGAGGCTCTGACTGACTACCTTTCAGGGAGACCCCACGGGGAAAAGGGAAAGGTGGTGAAGCGTTCTCTTGTCGACGGGGCCGAGGCCCGTTTCACGATCGACCAGGTCAGGTTCGAGGTAGAAAAGGACAACAGAAGATACAGATCAAAGGCAGAACTTGAGGAGATCGTTGAAAAGATCGAAAGAGGCGATGCTGACGCCTCAGATCATGATCTCGTCAGGATCGACAGGCTCCTGGGTGAAAAGATAAGGATACAGGATTCAGCGGCATGTATCAGGGAAATTTCCAGGGGCGCGGTCGAATGGAAGAGGGATGATTACTGGGGATATGAGGTCCCCGTCTCCCTTCCCGGAATCGATATGTCGAGATTCGACGAAAACAGGTTTTACACTCCGCCGGAACTGATCGAGCTGAAGGAGAGGATCAGAAAAGAAAGGATAGAATGGCTTCATTCTTTCGATGATCTCGATCCCAGGATAAGGAATAATTTCGACATCTAG
- a CDS encoding glycosyltransferase has translation MTKYRIAHIVYSLYHGGAEHIISTLLRCGDDRTFEHFVFVLSSGGDLVEEIEKHGGRVFLLGKKKGIDRSLPRALSSLIRETGPDILHLHNSSAGIWEAISSLLIRNRIPVIRTEHRPWLPADLPFFHRVSYRFFARRARTIITVSEHAHRSFEACFPTLADRIVTIRNGICLSPYKDPLPPEKGRKWFGLPTGSPLIGTVGRLVPVKNHMLLIEAFSTVKKEFPEAHLAILGQGPLETSLRSLASSLGVGSSLSILPATPKVSTFFSALDLFVLSSDSEGLPLTLLEAMASALPVVATSVGGIPEVISDGEDGYLVP, from the coding sequence ATGACGAAGTACAGGATTGCCCATATAGTATATTCCCTCTACCATGGGGGCGCCGAGCATATAATAAGCACTCTGCTGCGATGTGGGGATGATAGAACCTTCGAACACTTTGTTTTTGTCCTTTCTTCAGGCGGGGATCTTGTCGAGGAAATCGAAAAACACGGGGGTAGAGTCTTTCTTCTGGGGAAGAAAAAAGGGATCGACAGGTCCCTGCCACGAGCCCTTTCCTCACTGATCAGGGAGACAGGGCCGGACATTCTCCACCTGCATAACTCCTCCGCCGGTATCTGGGAAGCGATCTCTTCACTGCTGATCAGAAACAGGATACCCGTGATAAGGACGGAACACCGTCCATGGCTTCCCGCCGACCTGCCTTTTTTCCACAGGGTGTCGTACCGGTTTTTCGCGCGCAGGGCCCGGACGATCATCACCGTATCAGAACATGCTCACAGATCGTTCGAGGCCTGTTTCCCCACCCTGGCTGACCGTATCGTGACGATCCGCAACGGTATATGCCTTTCTCCCTATAAAGATCCGCTCCCCCCGGAAAAAGGAAGAAAATGGTTCGGCCTTCCCACCGGCTCGCCTCTCATCGGTACGGTAGGACGACTCGTTCCGGTCAAGAACCATATGCTTCTGATAGAAGCCTTTTCCACCGTAAAGAAGGAATTTCCCGAGGCCCATCTCGCGATCCTCGGCCAGGGCCCCCTGGAAACTTCTCTACGTTCGCTTGCCTCATCCCTCGGCGTTGGAAGCTCTCTCTCGATCCTGCCGGCGACGCCGAAAGTCTCTACTTTTTTCAGCGCTCTTGACCTTTTTGTCCTTTCATCCGATTCTGAAGGACTTCCTCTTACTCTTCTCGAAGCGATGGCTTCGGCTCTGCCGGTCGTGGCGACTTCTGTCGGGGGTATCCCCGAGGTGATCAGCGATGGAGAAGACGGATATCTCGTGCC
- a CDS encoding citrate lyase subunit gamma codes for MVSKNEARAGRDEKKGDLSIILKLKERGGISVNVDSTVGDLFGAKIAERVEKTLINLGVGDAEIEVADMGALDYVIQARVETAVRRLKEVEKSDLPKNTIKYGPPVRDRLRRTRLYMPGNNPDLMRNGGLYGADCLILDLEDSVSPIEKDSARILVRNTLHTIDFGAAERIVRINPLSTPYSREDLEMIVPVRPDTILIPKCETASDVADVAAIIDRIEQENGIKEKTLLMPLIETAKGILNAFEIASASDRNVALCFGAEDFTADIGVERTREGAETFVARSLLVLGAKAARVQAIDTVFSDFKDEEGLVKSTEEAMAIGFEGKGVIHPSQIDPVHRVFTPTKERIEYARKVVAAIESAREKGSGVASIGSKMVDAPIEIRARKILRLAGALGLLDDDPPVV; via the coding sequence ATGGTTTCAAAAAATGAAGCTCGTGCAGGCAGGGATGAAAAAAAGGGAGACCTTTCTATCATCCTGAAGTTGAAAGAGCGCGGCGGGATATCTGTCAATGTGGACAGTACGGTCGGTGATTTGTTCGGCGCGAAGATCGCGGAAAGAGTGGAAAAGACTCTGATTAACCTCGGCGTCGGCGATGCTGAGATAGAAGTCGCTGATATGGGGGCTCTCGACTATGTCATCCAGGCCCGCGTGGAAACGGCGGTCAGGCGGCTTAAGGAAGTTGAAAAGTCCGATCTCCCGAAAAACACAATAAAATATGGCCCGCCGGTCAGGGACAGGCTGCGCAGGACAAGGCTCTACATGCCGGGGAACAATCCAGACCTGATGCGCAACGGAGGGCTTTACGGCGCCGATTGCCTGATACTCGATCTCGAGGATTCGGTCTCTCCCATCGAGAAAGATTCTGCAAGGATCCTTGTTCGCAATACCCTTCACACGATTGATTTCGGCGCCGCCGAACGGATCGTGAGGATCAATCCCCTTTCAACACCGTACAGCAGGGAAGACCTTGAGATGATAGTGCCGGTAAGGCCCGATACGATCCTTATCCCCAAATGCGAGACAGCTTCCGATGTCGCAGACGTGGCGGCGATCATCGACAGGATAGAGCAGGAAAACGGTATAAAGGAAAAGACCCTGCTGATGCCGCTTATCGAGACGGCAAAAGGGATCCTGAACGCTTTTGAGATCGCTTCAGCAAGCGACAGGAATGTCGCGCTCTGTTTCGGGGCGGAGGATTTCACTGCCGACATCGGTGTCGAGAGGACAAGGGAAGGGGCCGAGACCTTTGTCGCGAGGTCTTTGCTCGTCCTTGGCGCCAAGGCGGCCAGGGTACAGGCTATAGATACGGTATTCTCCGATTTCAAGGATGAAGAAGGGCTGGTAAAAAGTACAGAGGAAGCGATGGCTATCGGATTCGAGGGCAAGGGCGTGATACATCCGTCACAGATAGATCCAGTCCACAGGGTCTTTACGCCGACGAAAGAACGTATAGAATACGCGAGGAAAGTCGTCGCGGCGATAGAATCGGCCAGAGAAAAGGGAAGCGGAGTCGCTTCGATCGGAAGCAAGATGGTGGACGCGCCGATAGAGATCAGGGCGAGAAAGATCCTGAGGCTTGCCGGCGCGCTTGGCCTGCTCGATGATGATCCACCGGTGGTATGA